One Argiope bruennichi chromosome 5, qqArgBrue1.1, whole genome shotgun sequence DNA segment encodes these proteins:
- the LOC129969621 gene encoding zinc finger protein 728-like gives MEINYFSTTGFACKADENSSELAYKLDHSNNGFDCGEWLTGIKIKNESEFNCKTNNSALELACDQDISNNKSDCVEQMTGIAIQSNFNYKNIDNSLELACKQGTSNNNSVCEEQISGTETENEFNCKKGYNALELAYKQDILSNKSDYEEQMTGIKIKTEFNYKNIDSSLKLACKQDKLNINSDCNELLTRIQMKIEKGFDSHVEVAYKQNISIDDFEQQTIGIKMESGSDFDCHIEENSVESIYNQDTSTDVSDCDGKMTGIEMKIENNCKEQLNSVEPSKKYDLSDNDSDYEGRGSALKLTDIYDPSTVEFNSRINTQTQSDSCDDSNDFDEETIAMLEPIVKCEVSDGTVVLNETQRAGLEPHENCRTPKISINFEKSKNIVAATIKCNLCDATFKSKKRYETHLERHSLNEKIECNMCGKSFPYNRFLRHIMVHTGEKPHVCKICERGFRLKRDLKQHSFTHTGERPYPCKMCGKKFADSSARRKHYQTHTGEKPYTCEICQRAFTQISHLREHQVTHTREKGHTCDMCEKKFTTKSSLQRHVLTHINCCEICGETFTTNTKLERHKELHNSSRPYSCPYCTRRFVKKTDVNTHVLIHSEVKDVICTICNGAFKSYRYLRVHHYHYHTGMEPPYICPVCKKGFFQETSLQKHSVAHMPKKRVKCFECKKVFASPEILEQHICILDSYFNCEFCDRKYRHKSDLNKHVRKFHK, from the coding sequence atggaAATCAATTATTTCTCTACAACTGGTTTTGCTTGCAAAGCAGACGAAAATTCTTCAGAATTGGCATATAAACTTGATCACTCAAATAATGGTTTTGATTGTGGAGAATGGTTGActggaataaagataaaaaatgaaagtgaatttaATTGTAAGACAAATAATAGTGCATTAGAATTAGCTTGTGATCaagatatatcaaataataaatctgaTTGTGTAGAGCAGATGACAGGAATAGCAAtacaatctaattttaattacaagaacATAGATAATTCATTAGAATTGGCTTGCAAACAAGGTACATCAAATAATAATTCTGTTTGTGAAGAGCAGATATCTGGAACAGagacagaaaatgaatttaattgcaaGAAAGGGTATAATGCACTGGAATTAGCTTATAAACAAgatatattaagtaataaatctgATTATGAAGAGCAGATgactggaataaaaataaaaactgagttTAATTACAAGAACATAGATAGTTCATTAAAATTAGCTTGTaaacaagataaattaaatattaattctgattGTAATGAACTATTAACTAGGATACAGATGAAAATTGAAAAAGGTTTTGATTCCCATGTGGAAGTtgcttataaacaaaatatatcaattgaTGACTTTGAACAGCAAACAATTGGAATAAAAATGGAATCTGGAAGtgattttgattgtcatatagaGGAAAATTCAGTTGAATCTATTTATAACCAAGATACATCAACTGATGTTTCTGATTGTGATGGAAAGATGACtggaatagaaatgaaaattgaaaataattgtaaagaaCAGTTAAATTCAGTGGAACCATCTAAGAAATATGATTTATCAGATAATGATTCTGATTATGAAGGAAGGGGAAGTGCATTAAAGTTAACCGACATTTATGATCCTTCTACAGTTGAATTTAATTCAAGGATAAACACACAAACACAATCTGATTCCTGTGATGATTCAAATGATTTTGATGAGGAGACAATAGCCATGTTAGAACCTATAGTGAAATGCGAGGTTTCAGATGGTACTGTGGTTCTAAATGAAACACAAAGAGCTGGATTGGAACCTCATGAAAATTGTAGAACCCcaaaaattagcattaattttgagaaatcaaaaaatatagtaGCAGCAACCATAAAATGCAATCTTTGTGATGCaactttcaaaagtaaaaaaagatatgaaactCATTTGGAGAGACAttccttaaatgaaaaaattgagtGTAATATGTGTGGTAAGTCTTTTCCTTATAATCGTTTTTTAAGACATATAATGGTACATACTGGAGAAAAACCTCATGTTTGTAAAATATGTGAAAGAGGTTTTAGGTTAAAAAGAGATCTTAAACAGCATTCCTTTACACATACTGGGGAAAGACCTTATCCATGCAAAATGTGTGGGAAGAAATTTGCTGATTCAAGTGCTAGGAGGAAACATTATCAAACTCATACCGGAGAGAAGCCTTACACTTGTGAGATATGTCAGCGGGCATTCACTCAAATATCACATTTAAGGGAGCATCAAGTGACACATACAAGGGAAAAAGGTCACACTTGTGACATGTGTGAAAAAAAGTTTACTACAAAGAGTAGCTTGCAGAGGCATGTGTTGACTCATATTAATTGTTGTGAAATTTGTGGTGAAACCTTTACTACAAACACTAAATTAGAACGTCATAAAGAGCTGCACAATTCATCTCGACCATATTCATGTCCATATTGCACTAGAAGGTTTGTAAAAAAAACAGATGTAAACACTCATGTATTAATTCATTCAGAGGTTAAGGATGTAATTTGCACAATCTGTAATGGTGCATTTAAAAGTTATAGATATCTCAGAGTTCATCATTATCATTATCACACAGGTATGGAACCTCCTTATATTTGTCCTGTAtgcaaaaaaggtttttttcaaGAGACGAGTTTGCAGAAACATTCTGTTGCACATATGCCTAAGAAACGAGTTAAGTGTTTTGAGTGTAAAAAAGTCTTTGCTTCACCAGAAATTTTAGAACAACATATCTGTATTCTAGATAGctattttaattgtgaattttgTGATAGAAAGTATCGAcataaatctgatttaaataaacatgtacGGAAATTTCATAagtga